A part of Terriglobus roseus genomic DNA contains:
- a CDS encoding S1C family serine protease, which produces MKLRRVLLVVLLLVSFYLLTQHLWPTGTVAALMQRYVPSMNGSRIEHLTGPIGAFDLNVANAQPAYDSEEQNNIAVYKRVTPSVVNITSTTIAIDFFYGAVPQQGQGSGFILDKQGHILTNNHVIGENYQRVEVQLADKHKYKAQVVTVDKAHDLALLQINAPNLQPVELADSRNLQVGQKVFAIGNPFGLSGTMTRGIISAIRSVRGPNGNAIDNAIQTDAAINPGNSGGPLMNSHGQVIGINTMIASNNGADQSAGIGFAIPINTARAVLDDFSKYGHVRRPSLAITPLEIGPDLADQIGLPADYGVLIQRVLPGGAAERAGLKGGTQRAALGNTPVMLGGDFIVAIDGEEITNVQDISSVMNSHKTGDVVTVTAFRGRRRMDVKVTLGEAGNDRQI; this is translated from the coding sequence ATGAAGTTGCGTAGAGTTTTACTGGTTGTTTTGTTGTTGGTGAGTTTCTATCTTCTGACGCAGCACCTGTGGCCCACTGGCACGGTCGCTGCGTTGATGCAGCGTTATGTGCCGTCGATGAACGGTAGCCGGATCGAGCATCTGACCGGGCCAATCGGCGCGTTTGATCTGAATGTGGCCAATGCGCAGCCCGCGTATGACTCGGAAGAACAGAACAACATTGCCGTGTACAAGCGCGTGACGCCGAGCGTTGTGAACATCACCAGCACCACCATTGCAATTGACTTCTTCTACGGTGCGGTGCCTCAGCAGGGGCAGGGGTCAGGCTTCATCCTGGACAAGCAGGGTCACATCCTGACGAACAACCATGTGATTGGCGAGAACTATCAGCGAGTGGAAGTACAGCTTGCGGACAAGCACAAGTACAAGGCGCAAGTGGTGACCGTGGACAAGGCGCATGACCTTGCGCTGCTACAGATCAACGCACCGAACCTGCAACCGGTGGAGCTTGCGGATTCGCGCAATTTGCAGGTGGGGCAGAAGGTGTTCGCCATTGGCAATCCGTTTGGTTTGTCCGGCACCATGACTCGCGGCATCATCTCTGCCATTCGTAGCGTGCGCGGACCGAACGGCAATGCGATTGATAACGCCATCCAGACGGATGCGGCCATCAACCCCGGCAACAGCGGTGGTCCGTTGATGAATTCACACGGGCAGGTTATCGGTATCAATACGATGATTGCCAGCAACAATGGCGCGGATCAGAGCGCCGGTATTGGCTTTGCCATTCCAATCAACACCGCGCGTGCGGTTTTGGATGACTTCTCAAAGTATGGGCATGTACGCCGTCCGTCGCTGGCAATTACTCCGCTGGAGATTGGTCCGGATCTTGCCGACCAGATTGGTTTGCCTGCGGATTACGGTGTGTTGATTCAGCGTGTGCTGCCGGGTGGTGCTGCGGAACGAGCGGGACTGAAGGGCGGAACACAACGTGCCGCGCTGGGTAATACGCCGGTGATGCTGGGTGGGGATTTCATCGTGGCCATCGATGGAGAAGAGATCACCAACGTACAGGACATTTCCAGCGTGATGAATTCGCATAAGACTGGCGATGTGGTCACGGTGACAGCCTTCCGCGGACGTCGCAGGATGGATGTGAAGGTGACGCTGGGCGAAGCAGGGAATGATCGCCAGATCTAA
- a CDS encoding PAS domain-containing sensor histidine kinase: protein MMSQFFDATSDAILFLNHDFVVTFLNLRAEQILAPRGQILGINLWEAFPEAAVPSSPYWINYHRTMDEGIATRFEAFYGEPLNLWFDIHAMPSDDGIILFFRDITRGRANREALEVKTREVEQQLAEIESLYRTAPIGLALFDLDDYHYVRLNDRQAAFFGLKPEEIVGRTLTEMAPIEGLRELFDQVATGVPVINFPLEGSVVTDPDNYRYWTVSYFPVTGPDGTIQGITAASLEITQQKKAEQALMESEKLAAVGRLAASIAHEINNPLESVTNLLYLARHSTRIEDAQEFILQAETELQRVAHITSQTLRFHKQASSPQEVSGEALMESVRSVFHGKLVNASATVKERHRDAPPVRCFEGEIRQVISNLVGNALDAMPHGGGNLLLRSRKAHDPRTGAAMLVLTVADNGSGIPKEVQEKIFRPFYTTKGIVGTGLGLWISQEIVDRHRGKLSVRSREGKGTVFTIALPYDAVSREAQATSSEANRIDTLKP, encoded by the coding sequence ATGATGTCGCAATTCTTCGACGCCACTTCCGATGCGATCCTCTTTCTCAACCATGACTTCGTCGTTACTTTTCTGAACCTCCGTGCCGAGCAGATTTTGGCGCCGCGCGGGCAGATCCTGGGCATAAACCTGTGGGAGGCTTTTCCGGAAGCAGCTGTTCCCAGCTCGCCCTATTGGATCAACTATCACCGCACCATGGACGAAGGCATCGCCACACGCTTCGAGGCGTTTTACGGCGAGCCGCTCAATCTTTGGTTCGATATCCACGCCATGCCGTCGGATGACGGCATCATTCTCTTTTTCCGTGACATCACACGTGGCCGTGCCAACCGCGAGGCTCTGGAAGTCAAGACGCGCGAGGTGGAACAGCAACTTGCAGAGATTGAATCGCTCTATCGCACCGCCCCCATCGGCCTCGCACTCTTCGATCTCGATGACTATCACTACGTCCGCCTGAATGACAGGCAGGCAGCGTTCTTCGGTCTGAAACCGGAAGAGATCGTGGGTCGCACGCTGACAGAGATGGCGCCCATTGAAGGTTTGCGCGAACTCTTCGACCAGGTCGCAACCGGTGTTCCTGTCATCAACTTTCCATTGGAAGGCAGTGTCGTCACCGACCCAGATAATTACCGTTACTGGACCGTGAGCTATTTCCCTGTCACGGGTCCAGACGGCACCATCCAGGGCATTACCGCGGCTTCACTGGAAATCACGCAGCAGAAAAAAGCCGAACAGGCTCTCATGGAGAGCGAGAAGCTGGCCGCCGTTGGACGCCTCGCCGCATCCATTGCACACGAGATCAACAATCCACTGGAATCGGTCACGAACCTGTTGTATCTCGCACGCCACAGCACCCGCATCGAAGATGCGCAGGAATTCATCCTGCAGGCGGAGACCGAGCTACAAAGAGTCGCGCACATCACCAGCCAGACCCTGCGTTTTCATAAGCAGGCCAGCAGTCCGCAGGAAGTTTCGGGCGAAGCGCTCATGGAAAGTGTTCGCTCCGTCTTTCACGGCAAGCTGGTCAACGCATCCGCTACGGTGAAGGAACGTCATCGAGATGCCCCGCCGGTACGTTGTTTCGAAGGTGAGATACGTCAGGTCATCAGCAACCTGGTGGGCAACGCACTGGATGCCATGCCGCACGGTGGAGGCAACCTCCTATTGCGCAGCCGCAAGGCCCACGATCCGCGAACGGGAGCCGCCATGCTGGTTTTGACCGTTGCAGACAATGGCAGCGGCATTCCTAAAGAAGTGCAGGAGAAAATCTTCCGCCCCTTCTACACCACCAAAGGCATTGTGGGCACCGGTCTGGGGCTCTGGATCAGCCAGGAGATTGTGGACCGTCACCGCGGCAAGCTGAGCGTCCGCAGCCGCGAAGGCAAGGGCACAGTCTTCACCATCGCGCTACCGTATGACGCCGTCAGCCGCGAGGCACAAGCCACATCCTCAGAAGCCAATCGTATAGACACCCTCAAACCGTAA
- the purN gene encoding phosphoribosylglycinamide formyltransferase, with amino-acid sequence MSEARKARLGVLLSGRGSNFIAIADAIAKGSLTGCEIAVVLSNIADAPGLAAAQERGLATEAYVSKGVPRAEHDARMIAALNAHEIDLVILAGYMRVLSPDFIRAFPDRILNIHPSLLPSFPGLDAQKQALDYGAKVAGCTVHFVDEAVDHGVIILQRVVPVEDADDETSLSARILEQEHQAYPEAIARVLSGRYRTEDRRYRLS; translated from the coding sequence ATGAGCGAGGCTCGCAAGGCGCGGCTTGGAGTTCTGCTCAGCGGTCGCGGATCAAACTTCATTGCCATCGCCGACGCCATCGCTAAAGGCTCTCTGACAGGCTGCGAGATTGCTGTGGTGCTCTCAAACATTGCAGATGCACCCGGCCTTGCAGCCGCCCAGGAACGGGGCCTCGCCACCGAGGCGTACGTCTCCAAAGGCGTGCCGCGCGCTGAGCACGATGCCAGGATGATCGCTGCCCTGAATGCTCACGAGATTGATCTGGTCATCCTCGCCGGCTATATGCGAGTGCTATCGCCAGACTTCATCCGCGCGTTCCCGGACCGCATCTTGAATATCCACCCGTCGCTGCTGCCGTCCTTCCCCGGATTGGACGCGCAGAAGCAGGCGTTGGACTACGGTGCCAAGGTGGCAGGATGCACCGTGCACTTTGTGGACGAAGCCGTTGACCATGGTGTGATCATCCTGCAACGCGTTGTACCGGTTGAGGACGCGGATGATGAGACATCACTCTCGGCACGCATCCTCGAACAGGAACATCAGGCTTATCCAGAAGCGATTGCCCGTGTGCTTAGCGGCCGATATCGCACGGAAGATAGACGTTACCGGTTGTCGTAA
- the purM gene encoding phosphoribosylformylglycinamidine cyclo-ligase gives MNAGTKATKAATKTAVKTKPVTYADAGVDISEGDRTKQRIKMLARKTFNKGVLSEIGGFGGLFGLDLAKYPDPVLVSSADGVGTKLKVAFELGIHHTVGCDLVNHCVNDIAVQGATPLFFLDYLATGKLEGGVLEKVVEGLSEACRANGCALIGGETAQMPGFYSEGEYDLAGFIVGVVNRDHIITGDKIQAGDVLFGLPSNGLHTNGYSLARKLLFEVAKYGADQYINELKDKTGAALMRQHRSYLSILKKLTSAGVVTGMAHITGGGITENLPRILPKGLAAQVELSSWEVPPLFQHLQTLGQVDQDEMMRTFNMGIGMIVVVPAEAAKKAKAILNRANERFHVIGRIARGERRVNYV, from the coding sequence GTGAACGCAGGCACCAAAGCAACCAAGGCCGCAACCAAAACCGCCGTAAAGACAAAGCCCGTCACCTATGCTGACGCCGGTGTAGACATCTCTGAAGGCGACCGCACTAAGCAGCGCATCAAGATGCTCGCGCGCAAGACGTTCAACAAGGGCGTCCTCAGTGAAATCGGCGGCTTCGGCGGCCTATTTGGCCTTGATCTGGCCAAGTATCCTGACCCTGTTCTGGTCTCCAGCGCCGACGGCGTGGGCACCAAGCTGAAGGTCGCCTTTGAACTCGGCATCCACCACACCGTGGGCTGCGACCTGGTAAACCACTGCGTCAACGACATCGCTGTGCAGGGCGCCACGCCTCTCTTCTTCCTGGACTATCTCGCTACCGGCAAGCTCGAAGGCGGCGTTCTGGAGAAGGTTGTGGAAGGCCTCAGCGAAGCCTGCCGTGCCAACGGTTGTGCGCTAATCGGTGGCGAAACTGCGCAGATGCCCGGCTTCTACTCGGAAGGCGAATACGATCTCGCTGGCTTTATCGTGGGCGTAGTCAATCGCGACCACATCATCACTGGCGACAAGATCCAAGCAGGCGATGTGCTCTTCGGCTTGCCCTCCAACGGCCTGCACACCAACGGCTATTCCCTCGCCCGCAAGCTGCTATTTGAAGTAGCAAAGTACGGCGCAGACCAGTACATCAATGAGCTGAAGGACAAGACCGGCGCGGCCCTGATGCGCCAGCACCGCAGCTACCTCAGCATCCTGAAAAAGCTCACCTCCGCGGGCGTTGTGACCGGCATGGCACACATCACCGGCGGCGGCATCACGGAAAACCTGCCGCGCATTCTGCCCAAGGGCCTTGCGGCGCAGGTGGAGCTTAGTTCGTGGGAAGTTCCACCACTCTTCCAGCACCTGCAAACGCTCGGACAGGTGGATCAGGACGAGATGATGCGCACCTTCAACATGGGCATCGGCATGATCGTCGTTGTTCCTGCAGAAGCTGCGAAGAAGGCCAAGGCCATCCTGAACCGCGCCAACGAACGCTTCCACGTAATCGGCCGCATTGCACGTGGCGAACGCCGCGTGAACTACGTATGA
- the hemL gene encoding glutamate-1-semialdehyde 2,1-aminomutase translates to MSLSLNRSRELQQRAEALIPGGVDSPVRAFRSVGGDPPFVERAEGAYLFDADGNRYIDYFGSWGPMILGHAEPKVTAAVQAAATKGTSFGASTAAEAELAAMVMQCVPSIEKLRFVSSGTEAVMSAIRVARAFTHRNRILKFEGCYHGHSDALLVKAGSGVATLGIPGSAGIPMETTQFTTAIRYNDLAEVEAVFAKHPGEIACVILEPVVGNAGTILPQPDFLEGLREICTREGTLLIFDEVMTGFRVSLGGVQSLYGITPDLTTLGKIIGGGLPVGAFGGRAEIMNLLAPLGPVYQAGTLSGNPLAMAAGIATLRQLIDGGDALYDQLAEITSLVAHGVAREAKKAGVDLWVAGTGSMFTWFFQQGPVRNFEDASKSDTGRFGKFHRGMLERGVWLPPSQFEAAFVSLQHGEVEVEATIAAARDVFASL, encoded by the coding sequence ATGTCTCTTTCTCTGAATCGCTCCCGTGAACTCCAGCAGCGCGCTGAGGCGCTCATCCCCGGAGGCGTTGACTCGCCCGTGCGGGCCTTTCGCTCCGTCGGCGGCGATCCGCCGTTTGTGGAACGCGCGGAGGGCGCGTATCTGTTCGATGCGGACGGCAATCGCTACATCGACTACTTCGGCTCGTGGGGGCCGATGATCCTGGGCCATGCTGAACCCAAGGTGACGGCTGCGGTGCAGGCGGCTGCGACGAAGGGCACGAGCTTTGGTGCGTCCACCGCGGCCGAGGCGGAACTTGCTGCGATGGTGATGCAGTGTGTGCCGTCCATTGAAAAACTGCGCTTTGTTTCCAGTGGCACAGAAGCGGTGATGAGTGCCATTCGCGTGGCTCGCGCATTTACGCATCGCAATCGCATTCTGAAGTTTGAGGGCTGCTATCACGGCCACTCCGACGCTCTGCTGGTGAAGGCCGGCAGCGGTGTGGCGACGTTGGGTATCCCTGGTTCTGCCGGCATCCCCATGGAGACAACGCAGTTCACCACGGCCATTCGCTACAACGATCTGGCTGAGGTGGAGGCGGTGTTCGCGAAGCATCCCGGCGAGATTGCCTGCGTGATCCTGGAGCCGGTGGTGGGTAACGCAGGAACGATTCTGCCGCAGCCGGATTTCCTGGAAGGTCTGCGTGAGATCTGCACACGTGAAGGCACGCTGCTGATTTTTGACGAGGTGATGACAGGTTTCCGTGTGTCGCTGGGCGGCGTGCAGTCGCTCTACGGCATCACCCCGGATCTGACGACCCTGGGCAAGATTATCGGTGGTGGATTGCCAGTGGGTGCGTTCGGTGGTCGTGCGGAGATTATGAATCTGTTGGCGCCGTTGGGTCCTGTTTATCAAGCGGGAACGCTTAGCGGCAATCCGCTGGCCATGGCTGCGGGCATTGCGACATTGCGGCAGTTAATCGACGGTGGCGATGCGCTGTATGACCAGCTAGCAGAGATCACCAGCCTTGTTGCGCATGGTGTAGCGCGGGAGGCAAAGAAGGCAGGCGTGGATCTTTGGGTTGCGGGAACGGGCTCAATGTTTACGTGGTTCTTCCAGCAAGGCCCGGTGCGTAACTTTGAGGATGCTTCCAAGAGCGACACAGGTCGTTTCGGGAAGTTTCATCGCGGCATGCTGGAACGTGGTGTGTGGCTACCGCCTTCGCAGTTTGAGGCTGCATTTGTGTCGTTGCAGCATGGCGAAGTAGAGGTGGAAGCCACCATTGCTGCTGCGCGTGACGTGTTTGCTTCGCTCTAA
- a CDS encoding GNAT family N-acetyltransferase: MPLLSEAQQAYLSNPFYSALTTAQSAFGEHVGGALRYRPEILPFTTVATPETKIDPVQLRRDTDTNFIGVIPRMAAEMPDAIHAVCVQMAWQPRKHFTTPAPLLNECELGAAESHEMVELTQAAFPGYFRAETYRLGRYIGIRENGQLVAMAGHRTRMPGLREISGVCTRPGHTGKGYAQHLIQRLLADGSGDLPYLHSVSTNARAIAIYKALCFVTTGEVDFLKLSQQP, translated from the coding sequence ATGCCTCTTCTCAGCGAAGCACAACAGGCATATCTCTCGAACCCGTTCTACAGCGCGCTCACCACAGCCCAAAGCGCCTTCGGAGAGCACGTTGGCGGAGCATTGCGTTATCGCCCGGAGATACTTCCTTTCACGACAGTCGCAACACCCGAAACAAAAATCGATCCAGTACAACTGCGCCGCGATACGGACACCAATTTCATCGGTGTCATCCCGCGCATGGCCGCAGAAATGCCGGATGCAATCCACGCAGTCTGCGTGCAGATGGCATGGCAGCCACGCAAACACTTCACCACGCCTGCTCCGCTACTAAACGAATGTGAACTTGGCGCGGCAGAATCGCATGAGATGGTCGAACTGACCCAGGCTGCGTTCCCCGGATACTTCCGCGCAGAGACCTACCGCTTGGGCCGTTACATCGGCATTCGTGAGAACGGACAGCTAGTCGCCATGGCAGGCCATCGCACGCGCATGCCTGGCCTGCGAGAGATCAGCGGCGTGTGCACGCGCCCAGGCCACACCGGCAAGGGCTACGCACAACACCTCATCCAGCGTTTGCTAGCCGACGGATCAGGAGATCTCCCTTACCTGCACAGCGTCAGCACCAACGCACGCGCCATTGCCATCTACAAAGCACTCTGCTTCGTCACAACGGGCGAGGTTGACTTCCTCAAACTGTCGCAGCAACCTTAG
- a CDS encoding superoxide dismutase: MPFELPPLPYAYNGLEPHIDEATMKLHHDKHHATYVNNLNGAVEKHPELGTKSVDDLLKDLNAIPEDVRGVVRNNGGGHSNHTMFWEIMKPNGGGAPTGAIADQIKADFGDFETFKKTFNETTAKQFGSGWGWLIFKGGKLTIVTTPNQDSPISTGSYPILGNDVWEHAYYLNYQNRRPDYLAAWWNTVNWEEVNKRFEKAKKY; this comes from the coding sequence GTGCCTTTCGAACTTCCGCCACTTCCTTACGCGTACAACGGCCTGGAGCCGCACATTGATGAAGCGACCATGAAGCTTCACCACGATAAGCACCACGCCACCTACGTGAACAATCTGAACGGCGCGGTGGAGAAGCACCCCGAACTTGGAACCAAGTCTGTGGACGACCTGCTGAAGGATCTGAATGCCATTCCGGAAGATGTGCGCGGCGTAGTGCGCAACAACGGTGGCGGTCACTCCAACCACACCATGTTCTGGGAGATCATGAAGCCCAATGGCGGTGGCGCTCCGACGGGCGCAATCGCTGACCAGATCAAGGCCGACTTCGGCGACTTTGAGACCTTCAAGAAGACCTTCAACGAAACCACCGCGAAGCAGTTCGGCAGCGGCTGGGGATGGCTCATCTTCAAGGGCGGCAAGCTCACCATTGTGACCACGCCGAACCAGGACAGCCCCATCTCCACCGGCAGCTATCCCATCCTGGGCAACGACGTTTGGGAGCACGCGTACTACCTGAACTACCAGAACCGTCGCCCCGACTACCTGGCTGCATGGTGGAACACCGTGAACTGGGAAGAGGTCAACAAGCGTTTCGAAAAGGCGAAGAAGTACTAG
- a CDS encoding glycoside hydrolase family 15 protein, producing MNALTAAYRWLNDQGPAFGAPGLEARWTSSKKDAVCTAYAASSRVWYTISHGILNEIYYPTIDRPQTRDMELIFTDGETFVHEEKRDFEFDFHYIDPDALAVRVVASDLGGRYTVTKEFVCDPHHPVVLMHVKVEGEESVLSRLKCYALLAPHLNGGGAGNSARSIEVAGRRSILAWKDSTSLAMGVDCGFTRTSCGYVGSSDGYQDLSGNMRMDWEFGQALDGNIAVTGEIDVARNREFTLAIAFGDGYHAALAGMMQSLSVPYELHVKRFVEQWHRAASPERLAAASHDSGRLMRISHNTILAHEDKTYSGAFIASASIPWGNAKGDDDLGGYHLVWTRDMIQSATALLACGRIDTARRALVYLACTQRPDGSFAQNFWIDGTPYWTGIQLDEVAFPIMLAWRLWKLDGLGNFDVFPFIEHAAAFLVRYAPITQQERWEEASGYSPSTLATVISALVCAADVARAHHSPELANFLESYADWLEDHLDEWTVTNDGVLHPDIKRHYVRIQPPKPGESFYNPDFGEGRYNIANRAPGERYNFAANEIVDAGFLELVRYGVRRADDPLIVDSLKVIDKVLKIDTPYGACWRRYNHDGYGQQKDGEPFIHYGQGRAWPILTGERAHYELAGGGDYAQYVKAIERFSSFGGMLPEQVWDYADMPEQGLYFGRSAGSAQPLVWAHAEYIKLLRSVVDGRVFDRISVVEERYGVRREERTFRSEVEFFQITRPITELPAGKRLQVLDPSRFRVVWTVDGWANTHNTDARLVGYPGFAAELPLPLEATGTLQMTLFWPLENRWLGHNFSVNLSGA from the coding sequence ATGAATGCATTGACCGCTGCTTACCGGTGGCTGAACGATCAGGGCCCAGCTTTTGGCGCACCCGGGCTGGAGGCACGCTGGACTTCCAGTAAGAAAGACGCCGTGTGTACCGCGTATGCCGCGTCTAGTCGCGTTTGGTACACCATCTCTCACGGCATTCTGAACGAGATTTATTACCCCACCATTGATCGCCCGCAGACGCGCGATATGGAACTGATCTTCACGGACGGCGAGACGTTCGTGCATGAAGAAAAACGCGATTTCGAGTTTGATTTTCACTACATTGACCCGGATGCACTGGCAGTGCGCGTTGTGGCCAGCGATCTGGGCGGACGTTACACGGTAACGAAGGAATTCGTCTGCGATCCGCATCATCCCGTGGTGTTGATGCACGTGAAGGTGGAAGGCGAAGAGAGTGTTCTCTCGCGCCTGAAGTGCTATGCACTGCTCGCCCCTCATTTGAATGGCGGCGGTGCAGGGAACAGCGCGCGATCCATTGAAGTTGCAGGACGGCGTTCGATCCTGGCGTGGAAAGACAGCACATCCTTGGCCATGGGCGTGGATTGCGGATTTACGCGGACTTCCTGCGGATATGTGGGATCGAGCGACGGCTATCAGGACTTGTCCGGCAACATGCGGATGGACTGGGAGTTTGGACAGGCGCTGGATGGCAACATTGCTGTAACAGGCGAAATTGACGTTGCGCGTAACCGAGAATTCACACTGGCGATTGCATTTGGTGATGGCTACCACGCGGCACTGGCGGGCATGATGCAGTCGCTGTCCGTGCCGTATGAATTGCATGTGAAGCGGTTTGTGGAGCAGTGGCATCGCGCAGCTTCACCGGAGCGGTTGGCAGCGGCATCGCATGATAGCGGCCGCCTGATGCGGATTAGCCACAACACCATTCTGGCGCACGAGGATAAGACGTATTCAGGTGCGTTCATTGCATCGGCCTCCATACCGTGGGGCAATGCGAAGGGCGATGACGATCTGGGCGGATACCACCTTGTGTGGACGCGCGACATGATCCAATCCGCAACCGCCTTGCTGGCGTGCGGACGCATTGATACAGCGCGTCGCGCGCTGGTGTATCTGGCGTGTACGCAGCGTCCGGATGGATCGTTTGCACAGAATTTCTGGATTGACGGAACGCCCTACTGGACCGGCATTCAGCTGGATGAAGTGGCGTTTCCCATCATGCTGGCTTGGCGTTTGTGGAAACTGGATGGACTAGGAAACTTTGATGTGTTCCCGTTCATCGAGCACGCTGCAGCGTTCCTTGTGCGTTATGCGCCAATTACTCAGCAGGAGCGTTGGGAAGAGGCTTCAGGTTATTCGCCTTCGACGCTTGCAACCGTGATTTCAGCGCTGGTGTGCGCGGCAGATGTGGCGCGTGCCCATCATTCGCCGGAATTGGCGAACTTCCTGGAAAGCTACGCCGACTGGCTTGAAGACCATCTGGATGAATGGACCGTTACGAATGACGGCGTGCTTCATCCTGACATCAAGCGGCATTACGTACGCATTCAGCCGCCGAAGCCGGGTGAGAGTTTCTACAATCCTGACTTTGGGGAAGGCCGCTACAACATTGCCAATCGTGCGCCGGGTGAGCGTTACAACTTCGCGGCGAACGAGATCGTGGATGCGGGCTTCCTGGAGTTGGTGCGCTATGGTGTGCGGCGAGCGGATGACCCGTTGATCGTCGATTCGTTGAAGGTCATCGACAAAGTGTTGAAGATCGACACGCCCTATGGCGCGTGCTGGCGACGGTACAACCACGATGGCTACGGGCAGCAGAAGGATGGCGAGCCGTTTATCCATTACGGACAGGGGCGCGCATGGCCCATTCTGACTGGTGAACGAGCACACTACGAGCTGGCCGGTGGCGGCGATTATGCGCAGTATGTAAAGGCGATTGAGCGTTTCAGCTCGTTCGGCGGTATGTTGCCGGAGCAGGTGTGGGACTACGCGGATATGCCGGAGCAGGGACTGTACTTCGGCCGCAGCGCGGGTTCGGCACAACCGCTGGTGTGGGCCCATGCAGAGTACATCAAGCTATTGCGTTCGGTTGTAGACGGTCGCGTGTTTGACCGTATCTCCGTGGTTGAGGAACGCTACGGTGTGCGGCGCGAGGAGCGTACGTTCCGGAGCGAAGTGGAATTTTTCCAGATCACACGGCCAATTACGGAATTGCCTGCAGGGAAGCGTCTGCAGGTGCTGGACCCGTCGCGTTTCCGCGTGGTCTGGACGGTGGACGGGTGGGCAAACACCCACAATACCGACGCAAGACTGGTAGGGTATCCAGGATTTGCGGCGGAACTGCCTCTTCCTCTGGAAGCAACCGGAACGCTGCAAATGACGCTGTTCTGGCCGCTGGAAAATCGGTGGCTGGGGCATAACTTCTCAGTGAATCTGTCAGGTGCGTGA